The following coding sequences lie in one Ferrimicrobium sp. genomic window:
- the ilvN gene encoding acetolactate synthase small subunit has product MAERSSNLVPIGSIRPHTGGRHHILSVLVENRAGVLARVSLLFSRRGYNIYSLAVAPTDDERFSRLTIVVDVETVPLEQITKQLHKLINVIKITEIDPADALEYECMLATINAEAGARAKVMELVEIFHGEIIDVSLDRLTVVFALSPEKLDDVEAFLAEFGLIELQRTGRIALSKLPKPTRRPKKG; this is encoded by the coding sequence ATGGCCGAACGTTCCTCCAATCTCGTGCCGATTGGCTCGATCCGCCCTCACACCGGTGGGCGTCATCATATCTTGAGCGTCTTGGTGGAGAATCGAGCCGGCGTGTTGGCCCGCGTCTCGCTGCTGTTCTCTCGTCGTGGCTATAACATCTATTCGTTGGCGGTGGCCCCGACGGACGACGAGCGCTTCTCGCGGTTGACGATCGTCGTGGACGTGGAGACCGTTCCACTCGAGCAGATCACCAAGCAGCTGCATAAGTTGATCAATGTGATCAAGATCACCGAGATCGATCCAGCGGATGCCTTGGAGTATGAGTGCATGCTCGCAACCATCAACGCCGAGGCCGGTGCACGCGCAAAGGTGATGGAGCTCGTCGAGATCTTTCATGGTGAGATTATCGACGTTTCGCTTGATCGGCTGACCGTCGTGTTCGCACTCTCGCCAGAGAAGCTCGATGATGTTGAAGCCTTCCTGGCCGAATTCGGCCTGATCGAGCTGCAACGAACCGGTAGGATTGCACTGAGCAAGCTGCCAAAACCAACGCGAAGACCGAAGAAGGGATGA